From one Aggregicoccus sp. 17bor-14 genomic stretch:
- a CDS encoding cupin domain-containing protein — MKVVRTNEVPWADNLKRGAYANRRKDLGGERLNCGLWELAPGKKSFPLHAHQVTEEALFVISGRAQVRTPEGLTPIGPGDYVSFPAGGVAHQLINDGTEPLVYVGMSATQGVDVVEYPESGKVAAAVGRPGAYKRFLVRTKDQPDYFDGDKDAQE, encoded by the coding sequence ATGAAGGTCGTGCGGACGAACGAGGTGCCCTGGGCTGACAACCTGAAGCGCGGCGCGTATGCGAACCGGCGCAAGGACCTGGGCGGCGAGCGGCTCAACTGCGGCCTGTGGGAGCTCGCCCCGGGCAAGAAGTCCTTCCCGCTGCACGCGCACCAGGTCACCGAGGAGGCCCTCTTCGTCATCAGCGGCCGCGCCCAGGTGCGCACCCCGGAGGGCCTCACCCCCATCGGCCCCGGCGACTACGTGTCCTTCCCCGCGGGCGGCGTCGCGCACCAGCTCATCAACGACGGCACCGAGCCGCTCGTCTACGTGGGCATGTCCGCGACGCAGGGCGTGGACGTGGTCGAGTACCCCGAGTCCGGCAAGGTGGCCGCCGCCGTGGGCCGCCCCGGCGCGTACAAGCGCTTCCTCGTGCGCACGAAGGACCAGCCCGACTACTTCGACGGGGACAAGGACGCGCAGGAGTAG